A genomic window from Flintibacter sp. KGMB00164 includes:
- a CDS encoding V-type ATPase subunit, producing the protein MSHIKDTDYLGISTRIHAMENRMLTRERMDRMIEARDDAEALKVLSECGYAGGETIEVQNLEQVLAAERASAFREIRTALPDTRIADVFQIKYDYHNAKVLVKAQALGKDGERLLLSGGRYDPKELLEGWRKEELRGLSDAFRTALKQAQETLAATKDPQLSDLVLDRACYEEMAQLAKDTGSKFLQGYVSLSVDVANLRTAVRVYRMDKGSDFLSQVLLPGGSVSPRAIAAQRGEELSSLFQAGPLAAAAELGSKLAQPGAGALTAFERECDNALTAYLEAARRVPFGEQAVIGYLYAKEAELTAVRTILAGRRAGLSGERIRERLRETYV; encoded by the coding sequence TTGTCTCACATCAAAGATACCGACTACCTGGGCATCTCCACCCGGATCCACGCCATGGAAAACCGGATGCTGACCCGGGAGCGGATGGACCGGATGATCGAGGCCCGGGACGACGCCGAGGCCCTGAAGGTCCTCTCCGAATGCGGCTATGCAGGCGGGGAGACCATAGAGGTCCAAAACCTGGAGCAGGTGTTGGCCGCGGAGCGGGCTTCTGCCTTCCGGGAGATCCGTACCGCTCTGCCTGACACCCGCATCGCCGATGTATTTCAGATCAAGTATGATTACCACAACGCCAAAGTGCTGGTGAAGGCACAGGCGCTTGGCAAGGATGGGGAGCGGTTGCTCCTGTCCGGAGGCCGCTATGATCCCAAAGAGCTGCTGGAGGGCTGGCGTAAGGAGGAGCTGAGAGGACTCAGCGACGCCTTCCGCACCGCCCTGAAGCAGGCTCAGGAGACTCTGGCCGCCACCAAAGACCCTCAGCTGTCCGACTTGGTGCTGGACCGGGCCTGCTATGAGGAGATGGCCCAGCTGGCCAAGGATACCGGCAGCAAATTTCTGCAGGGCTACGTCTCTCTGAGCGTGGACGTAGCCAATCTGCGTACCGCTGTGCGGGTCTACCGTATGGATAAAGGCAGCGACTTTTTAAGCCAGGTGCTGCTGCCCGGCGGCAGCGTCTCTCCACGGGCCATTGCCGCCCAGCGTGGCGAGGAGCTCTCCAGCTTGTTCCAGGCCGGGCCTCTGGCCGCGGCGGCAGAGCTGGGAAGTAAGCTGGCCCAGCCGGGAGCGGGAGCCCTCACCGCGTTTGAGCGGGAGTGCGACAATGCCCTCACTGCCTATCTGGAGGCCGCCCGCCGGGTGCCCTTTGGGGAGCAGGCAGTCATTGGCTACCTGTACGCAAAAGAGGCGGAGCTCACCGCCGTGCGTACCATTCTGGCCGGTCGTCGGGCCGGGCTGAGCGGAGAGCGCATCCGGGAGCGGCTGCGGGAAACTTATGTGTAA
- a CDS encoding V-type ATP synthase subunit F: MDMYRIAVIGDADSVLGFQALGLEVCPVNSADEARQAIHRMARENYAILYLTEQLAAQLKSDIARYQDAVTPAIILIPGKEGSLGIGMANVKSAVERAVGADIL, from the coding sequence ATGGACATGTATCGTATTGCGGTGATCGGTGACGCGGACAGCGTGCTGGGCTTTCAGGCCCTGGGGCTGGAGGTGTGCCCGGTAAACAGCGCGGACGAGGCGCGGCAGGCCATCCACCGGATGGCGCGGGAGAACTACGCCATCCTCTACCTCACCGAGCAGCTGGCCGCTCAGCTGAAAAGTGACATTGCCCGCTACCAGGACGCGGTCACGCCTGCCATCATTTTGATTCCCGGGAAGGAAGGTTCTCTGGGCATCGGTATGGCCAACGTGAAGAGTGCCGTGGAGCGCGCGGTGGGCGCCGATATTCTCTAA
- a CDS encoding V-type ATP synthase subunit A, with protein sequence MGKIVKVSGPLVVATGMTEANMADVVRVGEQRLIGEILTMTGDSASIQVYEETSGLGPGAEVVTTGAPLSVELGPGLIENIYDGIQRPLEVIMEKVQGNNLPRGVEVPALDREKKWEFTPTVEPGAQVIGGDVIGTVQETDSILHKIMIPPKMQGKIVSIQGGSYTVTETVAVLEQPDGSKTELSLMQKWPVRVGRPYKHKYPPTIPLQSGQRIVDTFFPVAKGGTAAIPGPFGSGKTVMQHALAKWSDVDLVVYIGCGERGNEMTDVLREFPELVDPRTGQSLMKRTVLIANTSDMPVAAREASIYTGITIAEYFRDMGYAVAVIADSTSRWAEALREMSGRLEEMPGEEGYPAYLSSRLAQFYERAGSVSCLGSDERRGSLTAVGAVSPPGGDLSEPVSQATMRIVKVFWALDASLAYRRHFPAINWLNSYSLYLDSLKPWYDEHLGKEFLQNREWAMAVLQEEANLNEIVQLVGKDSLSAKDQITLEVAKMIREDFLQQNSFVDIDSYSEYDRQARMLVLIRDYDEHCRAAAERGGNLNELFSVPVREKIGRAKSVPADQYLDNYANIMVELEEETNAIGEKGEMAL encoded by the coding sequence ATGGGAAAAATCGTTAAGGTCTCCGGTCCTCTGGTGGTTGCCACCGGTATGACTGAGGCCAACATGGCCGACGTGGTCCGTGTGGGCGAGCAGCGCCTCATTGGCGAGATCCTCACCATGACCGGCGATTCCGCCTCCATCCAGGTTTACGAGGAGACCTCCGGCCTGGGTCCCGGGGCGGAAGTGGTCACCACCGGCGCCCCTCTGTCCGTGGAGCTGGGCCCCGGCCTGATTGAGAATATCTACGACGGCATCCAACGTCCCCTGGAGGTCATCATGGAGAAGGTGCAGGGCAACAACCTGCCCCGCGGCGTGGAAGTGCCTGCCCTGGACCGGGAAAAGAAGTGGGAGTTTACCCCCACCGTGGAGCCCGGCGCCCAGGTCATCGGCGGCGACGTTATCGGCACCGTCCAGGAGACCGACTCCATCCTCCACAAGATCATGATCCCCCCCAAGATGCAGGGTAAGATCGTCTCCATCCAGGGTGGATCCTACACCGTCACTGAGACGGTGGCTGTGCTGGAGCAACCTGACGGCTCCAAGACCGAGCTGTCCCTCATGCAGAAGTGGCCCGTCCGTGTGGGCCGCCCCTACAAGCACAAGTATCCTCCCACCATCCCTCTCCAGTCCGGACAGCGAATCGTGGATACGTTCTTCCCCGTAGCCAAGGGCGGCACCGCCGCCATCCCCGGTCCCTTCGGCTCCGGCAAGACGGTGATGCAGCACGCCCTGGCCAAGTGGTCTGACGTGGACCTGGTGGTCTACATCGGCTGCGGCGAGCGCGGCAACGAGATGACCGACGTGCTCCGGGAGTTCCCCGAGCTGGTGGACCCCCGTACCGGCCAGTCCCTGATGAAGCGTACCGTGCTGATTGCCAACACCTCCGATATGCCCGTGGCCGCCCGTGAGGCGTCCATCTACACCGGCATCACCATCGCCGAGTATTTCCGCGACATGGGTTATGCCGTGGCCGTCATCGCCGACTCCACATCCCGCTGGGCCGAGGCTCTACGTGAGATGTCCGGCCGTCTGGAAGAGATGCCCGGTGAGGAAGGCTACCCCGCCTACCTCAGCTCCCGTCTGGCTCAGTTCTACGAGCGAGCCGGCAGCGTATCCTGCCTGGGCTCCGACGAGCGCCGGGGCAGCCTGACCGCCGTGGGCGCAGTCTCCCCGCCCGGCGGCGACCTGTCCGAACCTGTCTCCCAGGCCACCATGCGAATTGTTAAAGTGTTCTGGGCTCTGGACGCCTCCCTGGCCTACCGCCGTCACTTCCCCGCCATCAACTGGCTGAACTCCTATTCCCTGTATCTGGACTCCCTGAAGCCCTGGTACGACGAGCATCTGGGCAAGGAGTTCCTCCAGAACCGGGAGTGGGCCATGGCCGTCCTCCAGGAGGAGGCCAACCTCAACGAGATCGTGCAGCTGGTCGGTAAGGACTCCCTGTCCGCCAAGGACCAGATCACTCTGGAAGTGGCCAAGATGATCCGTGAGGACTTCCTGCAGCAGAACTCCTTTGTGGATATCGATTCCTACTCTGAGTACGACCGCCAGGCCCGTATGCTGGTGCTGATTCGGGATTACGACGAGCACTGCCGCGCCGCCGCTGAGCGGGGCGGGAACCTCAACGAGCTGTTCTCCGTACCTGTGCGTGAAAAGATCGGTCGCGCCAAGTCGGTGCCCGCCGACCAGTATCTGGACAACTACGCCAACATCATGGTGGAACTGGAAGAGGAGACCAACGCCATTGGCGAGAAGGGAGAGATGGCTCTGTGA
- a CDS encoding V-type ATP synthase subunit B — protein sequence MIREYKTIQEISGPLMVVNHVQGVTYDELAEIELADGTVRRCKVLEVNGDSAVVQLFENSAGINLAQSKIRFLGHPLQLAVSGDMLGRVFNGMGEPIDGGPAILADEYRDINGLAMNPAARNYPNEFIQTGISTIDGLNTLVRGQKLPIFSGSGLPHAALAAQIARQAKVLDGESNFAVVFAAIGITFEESEFFVSEFKRTGAIDRTVLFTNLANDPAVERIATPRMALTAAEYLAFEKNMHVLVILTDITNYAEALREISAAKKEVPGRRGYPGYLYTDLATMYERAGRQMGKEGSITMIPILTMPEDDKTHPIPDLTGYITEGQIILSRELFRRGVNPPVDVLPSLSRLKDKGTGAGKTREDHSGTMNQLFAAYATGKENKELMSILGEAALSPTDLLYAKFADEFEKRYVSQGTEENRSIEETLDLGWELLSILPRSELKRIKPEYIDKYLPKKD from the coding sequence GTGATTCGGGAATATAAAACCATCCAGGAGATCTCCGGCCCGCTGATGGTAGTTAACCACGTCCAGGGCGTCACCTATGACGAGCTGGCCGAGATCGAGCTGGCTGACGGCACTGTCCGTCGCTGTAAGGTGCTGGAAGTCAACGGCGACTCCGCCGTGGTGCAGCTGTTTGAAAACTCCGCCGGCATCAACCTGGCCCAGTCCAAAATCCGTTTTCTGGGCCATCCCCTCCAGCTGGCCGTGTCCGGCGATATGCTGGGCCGTGTGTTCAACGGCATGGGCGAGCCCATTGACGGCGGCCCTGCCATCCTGGCCGATGAGTACCGGGATATCAACGGTCTGGCCATGAACCCCGCCGCCCGAAACTACCCCAATGAGTTTATCCAGACGGGTATCTCCACCATTGACGGCCTGAACACCCTGGTCCGTGGTCAGAAGCTGCCCATCTTCTCCGGCTCCGGTCTGCCCCACGCCGCTCTGGCCGCTCAGATTGCCCGTCAGGCCAAGGTGCTGGACGGCGAGTCCAACTTCGCCGTGGTCTTCGCCGCCATCGGTATCACCTTCGAGGAGTCTGAGTTCTTCGTCAGCGAGTTTAAGCGCACCGGCGCCATTGACCGTACCGTCCTGTTCACCAACCTGGCCAACGACCCCGCCGTCGAGCGTATCGCCACCCCCCGTATGGCACTGACTGCCGCGGAGTATCTGGCCTTTGAGAAGAACATGCACGTGCTGGTCATTCTCACCGATATTACTAACTACGCCGAGGCTCTGCGTGAGATTTCTGCGGCCAAGAAGGAAGTTCCCGGCCGCCGCGGCTACCCCGGCTACCTGTACACCGACTTAGCCACCATGTACGAGCGTGCCGGCCGTCAGATGGGCAAGGAGGGATCCATCACCATGATCCCCATCCTCACCATGCCTGAGGATGACAAGACCCACCCCATCCCCGACCTCACCGGTTATATCACCGAGGGCCAGATCATTCTTTCCCGTGAGCTCTTCCGCCGGGGCGTCAATCCTCCTGTGGACGTGCTGCCCTCCCTGTCCCGTCTGAAGGATAAGGGTACCGGCGCGGGCAAGACCCGTGAGGACCACTCGGGCACCATGAACCAGCTCTTTGCCGCCTATGCCACCGGTAAGGAAAACAAGGAGCTGATGTCCATCCTGGGTGAGGCCGCCCTGAGCCCCACCGATCTGCTGTACGCCAAGTTTGCCGACGAGTTTGAAAAGCGCTATGTCTCCCAGGGCACCGAGGAGAACCGCTCCATTGAGGAGACCCTGGATTTGGGCTGGGAGCTGCTGAGCATCCTGCCTCGCAGTGAACTCAAGCGCATTAAGCCCGAGTATATCGACAAGTATCTGCCCAAGAAGGATTAA
- a CDS encoding V-type ATP synthase subunit D, translating into MPSTTINPTRMELTRLKGRLKTAQRGHKLLKDKRDELMKQFMDVVRENRALRKRVEEGLMRAHGSFTVAAALMSPEMLEQSLMYPKQSVELEMTFQNIMSVDVPEYHFKTRSQDPGEVYPYGFAQTSGELDDAVDAMSQVFQDMLKLAEIEKTSQLLAEEIEKTRRRVNALEYVKIPQMEESIKYITMKLDENERANTIRLMKVKDMLLKEAIEERRSEDAKALESFAN; encoded by the coding sequence ATGCCTTCCACAACGATAAATCCTACCCGTATGGAACTGACCCGGCTGAAAGGCCGGCTGAAGACCGCCCAGCGGGGCCACAAGCTGCTCAAAGATAAGCGCGACGAGCTTATGAAGCAGTTTATGGATGTGGTGCGGGAGAACCGGGCTCTTCGGAAACGGGTAGAGGAGGGCCTTATGCGGGCCCACGGTTCCTTTACCGTAGCTGCCGCCCTTATGTCCCCTGAGATGCTGGAGCAGTCCCTCATGTACCCCAAGCAGTCTGTGGAGCTGGAGATGACTTTCCAGAACATCATGTCCGTGGATGTGCCGGAGTACCACTTCAAGACCCGCAGCCAGGACCCGGGTGAGGTCTATCCCTACGGCTTTGCCCAGACCAGCGGTGAGCTGGACGACGCGGTGGATGCCATGTCCCAGGTTTTTCAGGACATGTTGAAGCTGGCAGAGATCGAAAAGACCTCTCAGCTGCTGGCGGAGGAGATTGAGAAGACCCGCCGCCGTGTCAATGCTCTGGAGTATGTGAAGATCCCCCAGATGGAGGAGAGTATCAAATATATCACCATGAAGCTGGATGAGAACGAGCGCGCTAACACCATCCGGCTGATGAAGGTAAAGGATATGCTTCTGAAGGAAGCTATCGAGGAGCGCCGCAGCGAGGACGCCAAGGCGCTGGAGTCCTTTGCAAACTAA
- a CDS encoding carboxypeptidase-like regulatory domain-containing protein translates to MADITQDLLQLQYSQNFPISGMQEADINLTLPPVPTATATVFGTVTDGADPIPDATVKLFDSLGAPYQHTVTDENGAYTLEGIPAGTYTVAGVKDGYLLSDGAGVVLSSGDTTQVNLVCTQDASLALGTIAGVVQTLVNLVQTPLSGAKISLLNAASEVVATTYSVDDGEFAFYDLADGAYTLIASAAGYITTAPMAVTILDGSIANVVLSMTVDSRTYNGTVSGIIRDQNGNAVAGCFVGLFQVAAGQELLIATTKTNTDGKYLFGGVTSGEYLVKAKMNQ, encoded by the coding sequence ATGGCCGATATCACTCAGGATCTTTTGCAGCTGCAATACAGCCAGAACTTTCCCATCAGCGGGATGCAGGAGGCTGACATCAATCTAACCCTGCCCCCGGTTCCTACTGCCACCGCTACTGTGTTCGGTACTGTAACCGACGGTGCCGACCCTATCCCCGACGCTACCGTCAAGTTGTTTGACAGTCTGGGCGCCCCCTATCAGCACACCGTCACCGATGAAAACGGCGCCTACACTTTGGAAGGTATCCCCGCCGGCACTTATACCGTAGCGGGTGTTAAGGATGGCTATCTGCTCAGTGACGGAGCCGGTGTAGTGCTCTCCAGCGGCGATACCACCCAGGTTAATCTGGTGTGCACCCAGGACGCTTCTCTGGCTCTGGGAACCATTGCCGGTGTCGTGCAGACGCTGGTCAATCTGGTTCAGACACCTCTGTCCGGGGCCAAGATCTCTCTGCTCAATGCCGCAAGCGAAGTGGTCGCTACCACTTATTCCGTAGATGACGGCGAGTTTGCTTTTTATGATCTGGCCGACGGAGCCTATACTCTGATTGCCTCTGCTGCGGGCTATATTACTACTGCTCCCATGGCTGTCACCATTCTGGACGGCTCCATTGCCAATGTTGTTCTCTCCATGACCGTGGACTCCCGCACCTATAACGGTACCGTCAGCGGGATTATCCGGGATCAGAACGGTAACGCAGTCGCGGGCTGCTTTGTAGGTCTTTTTCAGGTCGCGGCTGGTCAGGAGCTTCTGATTGCCACCACCAAGACCAACACCGACGGCAAGTATTTGTTCGGCGGTGTGACCAGCGGCGAGTACCTGGTCAAGGCCAAGATGAATCAGTAA
- the nagB gene encoding glucosamine-6-phosphate deaminase: MRIIKAKDYDAMSRAAAHIIAAQIQLKPNCVLGLATGSSPIGTYKQLIEWNKAGDLDFSAVRSVNLDEYAGLTPDHDQSYAYFMRHNLFDHVNIDLANTNVPSGVNGDGECERYDKLIADFGGIDLQLLGLGVNGHIGFNEPDDHFSLGTHKVTLTESTRDANKRFFASIDEVPTHAYTMGVRDIMQAQRVLMVASGANKAQAIKDAFFGPVTPQVPASILQYHKDFILVADEEALSLI, translated from the coding sequence ATGAGAATCATCAAGGCGAAAGATTACGATGCCATGAGCCGCGCTGCCGCCCACATCATTGCTGCTCAGATCCAGCTCAAGCCCAACTGCGTGCTGGGCCTGGCCACCGGCTCCTCCCCCATCGGCACCTATAAGCAGCTCATCGAGTGGAACAAGGCCGGCGATCTGGACTTCTCCGCCGTGCGTTCCGTCAACCTGGACGAGTACGCTGGCCTGACCCCCGACCACGACCAGAGCTACGCCTACTTCATGCGTCACAACCTGTTTGACCACGTGAACATCGACCTGGCCAACACCAACGTGCCCAGCGGTGTCAACGGCGACGGCGAGTGTGAGCGTTACGACAAGCTGATTGCTGATTTCGGCGGCATCGACCTGCAGCTGCTGGGTCTGGGTGTCAACGGCCACATCGGTTTCAATGAGCCCGACGACCACTTCTCCCTGGGCACCCACAAGGTGACTCTCACCGAGAGCACCCGCGATGCCAACAAGCGTTTCTTCGCCTCCATTGACGAGGTTCCCACTCACGCTTACACCATGGGCGTGCGTGACATCATGCAGGCTCAGCGCGTGCTGATGGTGGCCTCCGGCGCTAACAAGGCTCAGGCTATTAAGGACGCCTTCTTCGGTCCTGTTACTCCTCAGGTCCCCGCTTCCATCCTCCAGTACCACAAGGACTTCATCCTGGTGGCCGACGAGGAAGCCCTGTCTCTCATCTGA
- the nagA gene encoding N-acetylglucosamine-6-phosphate deacetylase, whose translation MIIGNANVFVDGKFQKGSVAVENGVITAIGPAGWPCDVDAQGKYLVPGFIDVHTHGAMNEDFSDGKPEGLPAMSKHYAAHGVTSFLATTMTLKEEVLTPAMETIRGFVRPADGAKCAGIHLEGPFLSYAKRGAQAAENLHKPDAEMFHRLNAASGGQVRLVTVAPEEEGAIPFIEEVSKVCTVSIGHTTANYETAMAAYAAGASHATHLYNGMPSLLHREPGVIAAALDSGATVELICDGLHIHPAVIRATHRMFGKKLVIISDSLRCAGMPDGQYELGGQPIEMKNGRATLLGTDTLAGSSSNLLQELQNVVSFGLPLEDAITALTSAPAKAVRLDHEIGSIAVGKKADLLLLTEDLELDSVYIDGNKII comes from the coding sequence ATGATCATCGGAAACGCAAATGTATTTGTAGACGGCAAGTTCCAGAAGGGCTCCGTGGCCGTAGAAAACGGCGTCATCACTGCCATCGGCCCCGCCGGATGGCCCTGTGATGTGGACGCTCAGGGCAAGTACCTGGTGCCTGGCTTCATCGACGTGCATACCCATGGCGCCATGAACGAGGACTTCTCCGACGGTAAGCCCGAGGGTCTGCCCGCCATGTCCAAGCACTACGCTGCTCACGGCGTTACCTCCTTCCTGGCCACCACCATGACTCTGAAGGAGGAGGTTCTTACCCCCGCCATGGAGACCATCCGTGGTTTTGTCCGCCCCGCCGACGGCGCCAAGTGTGCGGGCATCCATCTGGAAGGTCCCTTCCTCTCCTACGCCAAGCGTGGCGCTCAGGCCGCTGAAAACCTGCACAAGCCCGACGCGGAGATGTTCCACCGACTCAACGCCGCCAGCGGCGGCCAGGTCCGCCTGGTCACCGTGGCCCCTGAGGAGGAGGGCGCCATCCCCTTCATCGAGGAGGTCTCCAAGGTGTGCACCGTCTCCATCGGCCACACCACCGCCAACTATGAGACCGCCATGGCCGCCTATGCAGCCGGCGCCTCCCACGCCACTCACCTGTATAACGGTATGCCCTCCCTGCTCCACCGTGAGCCCGGCGTCATCGCCGCCGCTCTGGACAGCGGCGCTACCGTGGAGCTCATCTGCGACGGCCTGCACATCCACCCCGCCGTCATTCGTGCCACCCACCGCATGTTCGGCAAGAAGCTGGTCATCATCAGTGACTCCCTGCGCTGCGCGGGTATGCCCGACGGCCAGTACGAGCTGGGCGGCCAGCCCATCGAGATGAAGAACGGCCGGGCTACCTTGCTGGGTACCGACACTCTGGCCGGCTCCTCCTCCAACCTGCTGCAGGAGCTGCAGAATGTAGTCTCCTTCGGCCTGCCTCTGGAGGATGCCATCACCGCTCTCACCTCTGCCCCCGCCAAGGCGGTCCGGCTGGACCACGAGATCGGTTCCATCGCTGTGGGCAAGAAGGCTGACCTGCTCCTGCTCACCGAGGATCTGGAATTGGATTCCGTCTACATCGACGGCAACAAAATCATTTAA
- a CDS encoding ROK family protein, with product MNRYGIQFQVKNSPSLDPEFMPILKFNRAFLQSAKKPVSFAVERSNGQVAVCNTFIHGTPEMREADHYYADRLVKSMLWLQGGFKVYVSGDEDVYNYLKETFSLTGKRAFDADFMAGVYEHPFEVVFCDKVPEEKGASQAIGRHMDGCRIGFDAGGSDRKVSAVIDGESVYSEEVVWFPKTNSDPDYHYDGIVAAFKSAAEKMPRVDAVGVSSAGIYIDNRTMVASLFLKVPKEQFDAKVKDIYIRAARDVFGPDIPLVVCNDGDVSALAGAMGLGENNVLGIAMGTSEAVGYVDEHGNITGWLNELAFMPVDANPDAMEDEWSGDIGCGVKYFSQDGVIKLAPRAGIQLDESLSPAEKLKVVQKCMEEDQEGAKEVYRSIGTYLGHALAYYYDLYHCKHVLLLGRVMSGKGGDLILEEAKRVLADEYPECDGKLFPSLPDEKTRRVGQSAAAASLPEV from the coding sequence ATGAATCGCTACGGAATCCAGTTTCAGGTTAAAAACAGCCCCAGCTTAGATCCCGAGTTCATGCCCATTCTCAAATTCAACCGCGCGTTCCTTCAGAGTGCTAAGAAGCCCGTTTCCTTCGCGGTGGAGCGCTCCAATGGCCAGGTAGCGGTGTGCAATACCTTTATCCACGGCACCCCCGAGATGCGTGAGGCTGACCACTACTATGCCGACCGGCTGGTCAAGTCCATGCTGTGGCTCCAGGGCGGCTTCAAGGTCTATGTCAGCGGCGACGAGGACGTGTATAACTACCTGAAGGAGACCTTCTCTCTCACCGGCAAGCGGGCTTTTGACGCCGACTTTATGGCTGGCGTGTATGAGCACCCCTTCGAGGTCGTCTTCTGCGACAAGGTACCCGAGGAGAAGGGTGCTTCCCAGGCCATCGGCCGCCACATGGACGGCTGCCGCATCGGCTTTGACGCCGGCGGAAGCGACCGCAAGGTGTCCGCTGTGATCGACGGCGAGAGCGTCTACTCCGAGGAGGTCGTGTGGTTCCCCAAGACCAACTCCGATCCCGACTACCACTACGACGGCATCGTAGCCGCCTTCAAGTCCGCCGCCGAGAAGATGCCCCGCGTGGACGCGGTGGGCGTGTCCTCCGCCGGTATCTACATCGACAACCGCACCATGGTGGCTTCCCTGTTCCTGAAGGTTCCCAAGGAGCAGTTTGATGCCAAGGTCAAGGACATCTATATCCGCGCTGCCCGTGACGTGTTCGGTCCTGACATTCCCCTGGTGGTGTGCAACGACGGTGACGTGTCCGCTCTGGCCGGTGCTATGGGCCTGGGCGAGAACAACGTGCTGGGTATCGCCATGGGCACCAGCGAGGCCGTGGGCTATGTGGACGAGCACGGCAACATCACCGGCTGGCTCAACGAGCTGGCCTTCATGCCTGTGGACGCCAACCCCGATGCCATGGAGGACGAGTGGTCCGGCGACATTGGCTGCGGCGTGAAGTACTTCTCTCAGGACGGCGTCATCAAGCTGGCTCCCCGTGCCGGTATCCAGCTGGACGAGAGCCTGTCTCCCGCTGAGAAGCTGAAGGTTGTCCAGAAGTGCATGGAAGAGGATCAGGAGGGCGCTAAGGAGGTCTACCGCTCCATCGGCACCTATCTGGGCCATGCTCTGGCTTACTACTATGATCTCTACCACTGCAAGCACGTGCTGCTGCTGGGCCGCGTCATGTCCGGCAAGGGCGGCGACCTCATTCTAGAGGAGGCCAAGCGCGTGCTGGCTGACGAGTATCCCGAATGCGACGGCAAGCTGTTCCCCTCCCTGCCTGACGAGAAGACCCGCCGGGTGGGCCAGAGCGCCGCGGCCGCTTCTCTGCCGGAGGTGTAA
- a CDS encoding MurR/RpiR family transcriptional regulator, whose amino-acid sequence MTTQDVFETISSQYFQLTNSEKKVADYVLSHRIDAQYMSISELAEECEVADATISRFCRRLGVGGYNAFKLELAKASMAARAGNTTAESQAIVSQPEDNTAFDLLCRRRLRENISALEQTVKLINGEQLRQAAELLHSARRVICMGQGSSMVLAEEAWTLFSTISSKFAFISDSHFQLNSIALMSKEDVVLFFSYSGSTRELQDVLAVSRPMGVKVILVSRFPKSPGGQLADLVLQCGSNEGPLQVGSVTARMAQLFVLDLLFTEVCNLDPEGVIESQERVAEAASLKHL is encoded by the coding sequence ATGACCACCCAGGACGTTTTTGAGACGATCAGCAGTCAATATTTCCAGCTGACAAATTCAGAAAAAAAGGTGGCCGACTATGTATTGTCCCACCGCATTGACGCGCAGTACATGTCCATATCTGAGTTGGCAGAAGAATGCGAGGTGGCGGATGCCACCATCTCCCGGTTCTGCCGCCGGCTGGGTGTTGGAGGATACAATGCGTTCAAGCTGGAACTGGCCAAGGCCTCGATGGCAGCCAGAGCTGGCAATACGACGGCGGAGAGTCAGGCCATCGTCTCTCAACCGGAAGACAATACAGCCTTTGACCTGCTGTGCCGCCGCAGACTGCGGGAGAACATCTCGGCCCTGGAGCAGACCGTGAAGCTGATCAATGGGGAGCAGCTGCGCCAGGCAGCAGAGCTGCTTCACTCTGCACGCCGGGTGATCTGCATGGGACAGGGAAGCTCCATGGTGCTGGCAGAGGAGGCCTGGACCCTGTTTTCCACCATCTCCTCCAAGTTTGCCTTTATTTCTGATTCCCATTTTCAGCTCAACAGCATTGCCCTGATGTCCAAGGAAGATGTGGTGCTGTTTTTCTCTTATTCCGGGTCTACTCGGGAACTGCAGGATGTGCTGGCGGTATCCCGGCCTATGGGGGTCAAGGTGATCCTGGTCTCCCGTTTCCCCAAGTCGCCCGGCGGACAGCTGGCGGATCTGGTGCTGCAGTGCGGCTCCAATGAGGGACCGCTGCAGGTAGGTTCTGTCACCGCCCGTATGGCACAGCTGTTTGTGCTGGATCTTTTATTTACTGAGGTCTGCAATCTGGATCCCGAAGGTGTGATCGAAAGCCAGGAGCGGGTGGCGGAAGCTGCGTCGCTGAAGCACCTGTAA